In Nocardioides cavernae, a single genomic region encodes these proteins:
- a CDS encoding IclR family transcriptional regulator produces MAARELKTPPAYVVSSADHALRAAVMLQMEGPLTVSQVADRLGVARSTAHRLLATLVYRDFAAQDDERKYHPGPVLALARHSQAGTSQLRAAALPHLQQLVDVVGETANLTVRTGATARFAASVESTEALRVGSREGMAFPAHRTTGGLVLLAALDRAEVEALYPVEDYAERPAERPDLARLAKDLARVRKSGFDVNNERSERGIVAVGVPVQGGDGAPVAGLSVSFPSVRYDRHQLPALVEELRRAAGAVEAAIGV; encoded by the coding sequence ATGGCCGCACGAGAGCTCAAGACGCCACCGGCGTACGTCGTCTCCAGCGCCGACCACGCCCTCCGGGCCGCGGTGATGCTGCAGATGGAGGGTCCGCTCACCGTCAGCCAGGTCGCCGACCGGCTGGGTGTCGCTCGCTCGACGGCGCACCGGCTGCTCGCGACCCTGGTCTACCGCGACTTCGCCGCGCAGGACGACGAGCGGAAGTACCACCCCGGTCCGGTGTTGGCACTCGCGCGTCACTCGCAGGCGGGGACGTCCCAGCTGCGCGCAGCCGCGCTGCCGCACCTCCAGCAGCTGGTGGACGTGGTGGGGGAGACGGCCAACCTCACCGTCCGCACCGGCGCCACCGCCCGCTTCGCGGCGAGCGTGGAGAGCACGGAGGCGCTGCGGGTCGGCTCTCGCGAGGGGATGGCGTTCCCGGCCCACCGCACCACCGGCGGCCTCGTGCTGCTCGCGGCCCTCGACCGGGCGGAGGTCGAGGCCCTCTACCCGGTGGAGGACTACGCCGAACGGCCCGCCGAGCGTCCGGACCTCGCCCGGCTCGCGAAGGACCTGGCCCGGGTCAGGAAGTCGGGCTTCGACGTCAACAACGAGCGCTCGGAGCGGGGCATCGTCGCCGTCGGCGTCCCGGTCCAGGGTGGTGACGGCGCACCCGTGGCCGGCCTGTCGGTGTCGTTCCCCAGCGTCAGGTACGACCGGCACCAGCTGCCCGCGCTCGTGGAGGAGCTGCGGCGGGCGGCCGGTGCGGTCGAGGCGGCCATCGGGGTCTGA